The Heyndrickxia vini genome contains a region encoding:
- the rimP gene encoding ribosome maturation factor RimP, with protein sequence MSKVTDIVEELVTPIIQDMKLDLVDIEYVKEGKNWFLRVFIDKENGIDIEECGIVSERLGEKLDELDPIPNNYFLEVSSPGAERPLKKEKDFKLAVGKNVSISTYEQIDGEKQFEGKLLDFDGQTLKLEMKIKTRKKEVEIPYEKVAKARLAILF encoded by the coding sequence ATGAGCAAAGTAACGGACATTGTCGAAGAACTCGTTACACCTATCATTCAAGATATGAAACTTGATCTTGTAGATATTGAATATGTTAAAGAAGGAAAAAATTGGTTTCTTCGCGTATTTATAGATAAAGAAAATGGAATTGATATCGAAGAATGTGGGATTGTAAGTGAGCGATTAGGGGAAAAATTGGATGAACTCGACCCAATTCCTAATAATTATTTTCTAGAAGTATCTTCTCCAGGTGCAGAACGTCCTTTGAAAAAAGAAAAGGATTTCAAACTAGCAGTTGGAAAAAACGTCAGTATCAGTACTTATGAACAAATTGACGGAGAGAAACAATTTGAAGGAAAACTACTAGATTTTGATGGTCAAACATTAAAACTTGAAATGAAAATTAAAACGAGGAAAAAAGAAGTAGAAATTCCATATGAAAAAGTGGCAAAGGCACGTCTAGCTATTTTATTTTAA
- a CDS encoding PolC-type DNA polymerase III: MSSNPAEKKERFRVLLQQLNMTEDGIVESFQNAEIEKLVVERKTKRWHFYFLFEQILPYEIFNRFTLQLEHAFNHVAKVDFTIRVMESTIPEEVVVNYWRHCIKELDGISPMLLSLLNEQVPTVKGNKLIVQARNDTEARTLKQKYGEWISNIYQNFGFPFYVLDAEIGQNETNEEYKKFIEEKQKEDEERAKLAVIEMQKKETDSSDSPVMEGPVMIGLSIKEDDTFRRMEEIIDEERRITVEGYVFFAETKELRSGRTLLTFKITDYTSSILVKMFSRDKEDAVILSQVKKGMWIRARGSIQNDTFVRDLVMIANDLNEIKPKLRQDHSPEGEKRVELHLHTPMSQMDAVTPISDLVSQAKKWGHKAIAVTDHGIAQSFPEAFGAGKKNDIKILYGVEANLVDDGVPITYNDAHRLLSDDTFVVFDVETTGLSAVYDTIIELAAVKIHNGEIIDRFESFANPHHRLSNTTIELTGITDDMVESAPDVDIVLRKFLEWAKDDILVAHNASFDMGFLNVGYQKIGLPKATNPVIDTLEVARLLFPEFKNHRLNTLAKKFDIELTQHHRAIYDAEATGYILIKLLKDANKQGIEYHDQFNDYMGKGGAYKRARPSHCILLAQTEAGLKNLFKLISLAHIDYFYRVPRIPRSQLQKFREGILVGSACDKGEVFEGMMQKAPDEVEETAKFYDYLEVHPKEVYAHLLELELVRDEKSLEEIISNIVKLGEKLDLPVVATGNVHYLNPEDKIYRKILIGSQAGANPLNRHKLPDVHFRTTDEMLQAFSFLGKEKAKEIVITNTNKIADMIDTIKPIKDDLYTPKIEGAEDEIRNMSYEMARSIYGDDLPEIVEARLEKELKSIIGHGFAVIYLISHKLVKKSLDDGYLVGSRGSVGSSFVATMTEITEVNPLPPHYVCAKCKHSEFFNDGSVGSGFDLPDKDCPNCGIKYKKDGHDIPFETFLGFKGDKVPDIDLNFSGEYQPRAHNYTKVLFGEEYVYRAGTIGTVADKTAYGYVRGYAQDNNLNLRGAEIDRLVQGCTGVKRTTGQHPGGIIVIPDYMDVYDFTPIQFPADDRGSEWKTTHFDFHSIHDNVLKLDILGHDDPTMIRMLQDLSGIDPKTIPTDDPVVMQIFSGTKSLGVTEEQIMCKTGTLGIPEFGTRFVRQMLEDTKPTTFSELVQISGLSHGTDVWLGNAQELIHNGTCTLPEVIGCRDDIMVYLIYQNLEPSLAFKIMESVRKGKGLQPEMEEEMRKQNVPEWYIDSCKKIKYMFPKAHAAAYVLMAVRIAYFKVHLPLLYYAAYFTVRAEDFDLEAMVRGSSSIRTKIDEINAKGLDASTKEKSLLTVLELCLEMCERGFQFQRVDLYRSKASEFVIDGNSLIPPFNAIPGLGTNAALNIVKAREEGEFLSKEDLQQRGRVSKTIIEYLNNHGCLESLPEQNQLSLF, encoded by the coding sequence ATGTCTAGCAATCCCGCCGAAAAAAAAGAGCGATTTCGTGTATTATTGCAACAACTTAATATGACAGAAGATGGAATCGTCGAATCCTTTCAAAACGCGGAAATAGAAAAACTCGTAGTAGAGAGAAAAACAAAACGGTGGCATTTTTATTTCTTGTTTGAACAGATTTTGCCTTATGAAATCTTTAACCGTTTTACCCTACAATTAGAACACGCATTTAACCATGTGGCAAAGGTTGATTTTACAATTCGTGTAATGGAATCGACCATTCCCGAAGAAGTCGTCGTTAACTATTGGAGACATTGTATAAAAGAGCTTGATGGGATATCCCCTATGCTTTTATCCTTATTAAATGAGCAAGTACCGACAGTAAAAGGGAATAAATTAATTGTACAAGCAAGAAATGATACGGAAGCAAGAACACTAAAACAAAAATACGGAGAATGGATTTCAAACATCTACCAGAATTTCGGGTTTCCATTCTATGTTTTGGATGCCGAAATCGGACAGAATGAAACAAATGAAGAATATAAAAAATTTATTGAAGAAAAACAAAAAGAAGACGAAGAACGGGCGAAGTTAGCTGTAATAGAAATGCAGAAGAAAGAAACAGACTCTAGTGATTCTCCTGTAATGGAAGGTCCAGTCATGATTGGGCTATCGATTAAAGAAGATGATACTTTCCGTCGCATGGAAGAAATTATTGATGAGGAAAGAAGAATCACAGTAGAAGGATATGTATTTTTTGCGGAAACAAAGGAACTTCGTAGTGGAAGAACATTATTGACATTCAAAATTACAGACTACACTAGCTCAATTTTAGTGAAAATGTTTTCACGTGACAAAGAAGATGCTGTGATTCTCAGCCAAGTGAAAAAAGGAATGTGGATTCGAGCACGAGGAAGCATTCAAAATGATACTTTCGTTCGGGATCTTGTCATGATTGCCAATGATTTAAATGAAATTAAACCGAAACTTAGACAAGATCATTCACCCGAAGGAGAAAAACGAGTCGAGCTTCACCTTCATACACCTATGAGTCAAATGGATGCTGTTACGCCAATTAGTGACTTAGTCAGCCAGGCTAAAAAATGGGGTCACAAAGCCATTGCTGTTACCGATCATGGAATTGCTCAATCGTTCCCGGAAGCTTTCGGTGCAGGGAAAAAGAATGATATTAAAATTCTATACGGGGTAGAGGCAAATCTAGTCGATGATGGTGTTCCAATCACATACAATGATGCCCATCGATTATTAAGTGATGATACATTTGTCGTCTTTGACGTGGAAACAACAGGCTTATCTGCTGTTTATGATACAATCATTGAATTGGCTGCCGTGAAAATCCACAACGGTGAAATTATCGACCGTTTTGAATCGTTTGCTAACCCTCACCATCGGCTATCAAATACAACAATTGAACTCACAGGAATTACCGATGATATGGTTGAAAGCGCACCTGATGTTGATATTGTTTTACGAAAATTTTTAGAGTGGGCAAAAGATGATATTTTAGTAGCCCACAATGCCTCTTTTGATATGGGCTTTCTAAATGTAGGTTACCAGAAGATCGGTTTGCCAAAAGCAACAAACCCTGTTATTGATACATTAGAAGTAGCAAGATTACTTTTTCCAGAATTTAAAAATCATCGTTTAAATACACTAGCGAAAAAATTTGATATTGAATTAACCCAACACCATCGGGCGATATATGATGCTGAAGCAACCGGATATATTCTCATAAAATTATTAAAAGATGCAAATAAACAAGGAATTGAATACCATGATCAATTTAATGATTATATGGGAAAAGGTGGCGCATATAAACGGGCACGTCCATCCCACTGTATATTACTTGCACAGACAGAAGCAGGGCTTAAAAATTTATTTAAACTTATATCACTAGCCCATATTGATTATTTTTATCGTGTTCCTAGAATACCGAGATCACAATTGCAAAAATTCCGTGAAGGTATCCTCGTTGGTTCTGCATGTGATAAGGGAGAAGTATTTGAAGGGATGATGCAAAAAGCTCCCGATGAGGTAGAGGAAACTGCGAAATTCTATGATTATCTAGAAGTGCATCCAAAAGAGGTATATGCTCATTTACTAGAATTAGAATTAGTTCGAGACGAGAAATCATTAGAAGAAATTATATCGAATATTGTTAAATTAGGTGAAAAACTAGACCTTCCGGTTGTAGCAACCGGCAATGTACATTACCTTAATCCAGAGGATAAGATATATCGAAAAATTTTAATTGGTTCACAAGCGGGTGCCAATCCTTTAAATCGCCATAAATTACCAGATGTTCATTTTCGAACAACAGATGAAATGCTGCAAGCTTTTTCGTTTTTAGGTAAAGAAAAGGCAAAAGAAATTGTTATTACGAACACGAATAAAATTGCAGATATGATTGATACAATTAAACCGATTAAGGATGATCTATACACACCAAAAATTGAAGGTGCCGAAGATGAAATAAGAAATATGAGTTATGAAATGGCACGTAGTATTTATGGAGATGATCTTCCTGAGATTGTTGAAGCAAGACTGGAAAAAGAGTTGAAAAGTATTATTGGTCATGGGTTTGCAGTTATTTATCTTATTTCTCATAAACTAGTGAAAAAATCATTAGATGATGGATATCTCGTTGGTTCCCGTGGTTCAGTTGGATCTTCTTTTGTAGCAACTATGACAGAAATTACCGAAGTTAATCCGCTGCCACCTCATTACGTATGTGCAAAGTGTAAGCATTCGGAGTTTTTCAATGATGGATCAGTTGGTTCTGGTTTTGATTTACCTGATAAGGACTGTCCAAATTGTGGAATAAAATATAAAAAAGATGGACATGATATCCCATTTGAAACCTTCTTAGGTTTTAAGGGGGATAAAGTTCCCGATATTGATCTTAACTTCTCCGGAGAATACCAACCTCGTGCACATAACTATACAAAGGTTCTGTTCGGTGAGGAATATGTTTATCGTGCTGGAACAATTGGTACGGTAGCTGATAAAACTGCTTATGGATATGTTAGAGGTTACGCACAAGATAATAACCTTAATTTACGTGGTGCGGAAATTGATCGATTAGTACAAGGGTGTACAGGTGTTAAACGGACAACAGGACAGCATCCAGGGGGAATTATCGTTATTCCCGATTATATGGATGTATATGATTTTACACCAATTCAATTCCCGGCAGATGATCGGGGATCGGAATGGAAAACGACCCATTTTGACTTCCATTCGATTCATGACAATGTTTTAAAATTAGATATACTTGGACACGATGATCCAACAATGATTCGTATGCTTCAAGATCTGAGCGGTATCGATCCGAAAACAATTCCAACCGATGATCCCGTCGTAATGCAAATCTTTAGCGGTACGAAATCATTAGGGGTTACTGAAGAACAGATTATGTGTAAAACAGGAACGTTGGGGATTCCGGAGTTTGGAACAAGATTTGTAAGGCAGATGCTTGAAGATACAAAACCAACAACTTTCTCCGAACTAGTCCAAATTTCTGGTCTTTCTCATGGGACAGATGTTTGGTTAGGAAATGCACAAGAATTGATTCACAACGGAACTTGTACATTACCGGAAGTAATTGGATGTCGTGATGACATCATGGTTTATTTGATTTATCAAAACTTAGAACCATCACTAGCTTTTAAAATTATGGAATCGGTTCGTAAGGGGAAAGGATTGCAGCCGGAAATGGAAGAGGAAATGCGAAAGCAAAATGTTCCGGAATGGTATATCGATTCTTGTAAAAAAATTAAATACATGTTCCCTAAGGCCCATGCTGCAGCATATGTTTTGATGGCAGTTCGTATTGCTTATTTTAAAGTCCATTTACCATTGCTTTATTATGCGGCATATTTCACAGTTAGGGCCGAAGACTTCGACTTAGAAGCGATGGTCCGAGGTTCAAGTTCCATTCGAACCAAGATTGATGAAATAAATGCTAAAGGATTAGACGCATCTACAAAGGAAAAAAGTTTATTAACGGTATTAGAGCTTTGTCTGGAAATGTGTGAACGTGGTTTCCAATTTCAACGGGTCGATCTTTATCGTTCAAAGGCCTCAGAGTTTGTTATTGATGGGAACTCATTAATACCACCTTTCAATGCAATTCCGGGTTTAGGAACAAACGCGGCATTAAATATTGTAAAAGCACGTGAAGAAGGGGAATTCTTATCAAAAGAAGATCTTCAACAACGTGGAAGAGTTTCAAAAACAATTATAGAGTATCTAAACAATCACGGTTGTCTAGAATCTCTTCCAGAGCAGAATCAATTGTCGTTGTTTTAA
- the rseP gene encoding RIP metalloprotease RseP: MTTVIAFIIIFGALVFFHEAGHFYFAKRAGILVREFAIGFGPKVLSFRKNETLYTIRLLPIGGYVRMAGEDQEMVELKAGQRVGLLFNENEEVNKIVINGKSRFSDIRTIEVEESDLDHKLIIKGYEEGDEDETLKTFSVTKDAVIVEDRVETQIAPWDRQFASKSLGHRAMTIFAGPMMNFVLAIVIFTILAIIQGVPVNDPVLGKLTSDGAAKQAGLHEGDTIISIDGSEISSWEDIVEVIQKHPGEELMFTIERNNQTKDIAVTPKAEKDGNKEIGRIGVNNPVQKSPLKVATYGVEQTYQWTIEIFRMLGKLVTGQFSIDMLSGPVGIYKSTEVVAKSGITFLMKWAALLSINLGIMNLLPIPALDGGRLLFFGVEALRGKPIDRQKEGMVHFIGFMLLMLLMIIVTWNDIQRFFL; the protein is encoded by the coding sequence TTGACGACAGTAATCGCGTTTATTATTATTTTCGGAGCATTAGTATTTTTCCATGAAGCAGGTCATTTTTATTTCGCTAAACGAGCAGGTATTTTAGTTCGTGAATTTGCAATTGGATTTGGTCCGAAAGTATTATCTTTTAGAAAAAATGAAACTCTTTATACGATTAGGCTATTACCGATTGGTGGATATGTCCGTATGGCGGGTGAAGATCAAGAAATGGTCGAATTAAAAGCCGGTCAACGAGTTGGACTACTTTTTAATGAAAACGAAGAAGTTAATAAAATAGTTATTAATGGAAAAAGTCGTTTTTCGGATATCCGTACGATTGAGGTGGAAGAGTCTGATTTAGATCACAAGCTAATTATTAAAGGATATGAAGAAGGAGATGAGGATGAAACTTTAAAAACTTTTTCTGTTACAAAAGACGCTGTGATTGTAGAAGATCGGGTAGAAACTCAAATCGCTCCATGGGACAGACAATTTGCGTCGAAATCATTGGGACACCGTGCAATGACGATTTTTGCAGGACCAATGATGAACTTTGTTCTGGCGATTGTTATATTTACTATTTTAGCGATTATTCAAGGTGTACCTGTAAATGATCCAGTACTAGGGAAATTAACCTCAGATGGTGCGGCGAAACAAGCTGGTTTACATGAAGGTGATACGATTATAAGCATTGATGGCTCGGAAATTTCAAGTTGGGAAGATATTGTTGAAGTGATCCAAAAGCATCCGGGTGAAGAATTAATGTTTACGATTGAAAGAAATAATCAAACTAAAGATATTGCCGTTACACCGAAAGCTGAAAAAGATGGTAATAAGGAAATTGGTCGAATTGGGGTAAATAATCCAGTTCAAAAGTCACCATTAAAAGTGGCAACATATGGTGTTGAGCAAACATACCAGTGGACTATTGAGATCTTTAGAATGCTTGGTAAACTTGTAACAGGTCAATTTTCAATCGATATGTTATCGGGTCCTGTCGGTATTTATAAATCAACAGAAGTAGTCGCAAAATCAGGCATTACTTTCTTGATGAAATGGGCAGCATTATTAAGTATTAACCTAGGTATTATGAATTTATTGCCTATTCCGGCATTAGATGGTGGACGTTTACTATTCTTCGGTGTAGAAGCATTAAGAGGAAAACCAATCGATCGTCAAAAAGAAGGAATGGTCCACTTTATAGGTTTTATGTTATTAATGTTATTAATGATTATCGTCACATGGAATGATATACAAAGATTCTTTTTATAG